In the genome of Polaribacter atrinae, one region contains:
- a CDS encoding glycosyltransferase family A protein produces the protein MRIGVNPEKNNNQKINYKNHRIIIPVYIPNSKDEYFNNLFSVFKTSLASLIKTTDIKETNITIINNNCREEVTDYIDNLLKEKVIDKHVQLASNYGKIYTILAEARASYEQLITIADADVFYFSNWLSETKTIFNEFKNAGVVAPLPMPQLAFYSNYSLFFSNFFKIKKGKIILEDDLLLFEESVGSKILIEKNNWFKNQLYLEKNTVKACIGAGHFIATYRKEVLDKISIVKPTYVFENGGERFHLDAPIDQLGYYRLSTIKTFVYHLGNTIPKWTEEYHFKDCKTTKWNGQAKILKTYIPYKLKEITAKIYRKLITI, from the coding sequence ATGCGAATAGGGGTTAATCCGGAAAAAAATAATAATCAAAAAATCAACTATAAAAATCATAGAATTATCATACCTGTCTATATACCAAATTCTAAAGATGAGTATTTTAATAATTTGTTTTCTGTATTTAAAACTTCTTTAGCCTCATTGATTAAAACCACAGATATAAAAGAAACAAACATTACAATTATTAATAATAACTGTAGAGAAGAAGTTACTGATTATATAGATAATTTGTTAAAAGAGAAGGTTATAGACAAACATGTTCAATTAGCATCTAATTATGGGAAAATTTATACCATTTTAGCTGAAGCACGTGCAAGTTATGAACAACTGATTACAATTGCTGATGCAGATGTTTTTTACTTTTCCAATTGGTTGTCAGAAACCAAAACCATCTTTAATGAATTTAAAAACGCAGGGGTAGTTGCGCCACTACCTATGCCGCAACTGGCTTTTTACAGCAATTATTCGTTGTTTTTTAGCAATTTTTTTAAGATTAAAAAAGGAAAAATTATTTTAGAGGACGATTTACTTCTTTTTGAGGAAAGTGTTGGCAGTAAAATTTTAATTGAAAAGAATAATTGGTTTAAGAATCAACTTTACCTAGAGAAGAATACCGTAAAAGCTTGTATTGGAGCAGGTCATTTTATAGCAACCTATCGAAAGGAAGTTTTAGATAAAATTAGCATCGTAAAACCAACCTATGTGTTTGAAAATGGAGGCGAAAGATTTCACTTAGATGCTCCTATCGATCAATTGGGGTATTATCGATTGTCAACAATAAAAACTTTTGTGTATCACTTAGGTAATACAATACCAAAATGGACAGAAGAATATCATTTTAAAGATTGTAAAACTACTAAATGGAATGGTCAGGCTAAGATTTTAAAAACATATATTCCATATAAACTAAAAGAAATTACAGCAAAAATATATAGGAAATTAATCACCATATAG
- a CDS encoding glycosyltransferase family 2 protein codes for MSKEPLVSVVIPTYNRQEFLEEAILSVVNQSYNNIEILVIDDGSKENYAEVICNKYKKCHYFYKNNGGLSSARNFGINVAKGSYIAFLDDDDFWRADKLQKQVKVLNSNKNVDCVHSSASVVDEKGNEKGKLIGASENKIHKRSGDVFWNALGRWVVKSPTPLIRRKVFTKDLMFDEDIKIGEDVDFYQRMFYNHKVFYINEPLAFYREYDNKERLSLQKEKYIGLEKKIYDNFVKMGIKNPFVLSKIASKLLDSGVSRFNFLNPQKKIKLRFLDKYIFPIKTLNKINFSKK; via the coding sequence ATGAGTAAAGAACCATTAGTATCAGTGGTAATACCTACCTATAATAGGCAAGAGTTTCTAGAAGAAGCTATTCTTAGTGTTGTGAATCAGTCTTATAACAATATTGAAATATTAGTAATAGATGATGGCTCTAAAGAAAACTATGCAGAAGTTATATGTAATAAATATAAAAAGTGCCATTATTTTTATAAAAACAATGGAGGTTTGTCTTCTGCAAGAAATTTTGGTATAAATGTAGCTAAAGGGAGTTATATAGCTTTTTTAGATGATGATGATTTTTGGAGAGCAGACAAATTACAAAAGCAAGTAAAAGTTTTAAACAGTAATAAAAATGTAGATTGTGTTCATTCAAGCGCTTCTGTAGTAGATGAAAAAGGAAATGAAAAAGGAAAATTGATTGGAGCTTCAGAAAATAAAATTCATAAAAGATCAGGTGATGTTTTTTGGAATGCCTTAGGAAGGTGGGTTGTAAAATCTCCTACTCCATTAATTCGAAGAAAAGTATTTACAAAAGATTTAATGTTTGATGAGGATATTAAAATTGGTGAAGATGTAGATTTTTATCAAAGAATGTTTTACAATCATAAAGTGTTTTATATCAATGAACCGTTAGCTTTTTATAGAGAATATGATAATAAAGAAAGGCTTTCGCTGCAAAAAGAAAAGTATATAGGTCTAGAGAAGAAAATTTATGATAACTTTGTTAAAATGGGGATAAAAAATCCTTTTGTATTGTCTAAAATAGCCTCAAAACTTTTGGATTCTGGAGTGAGTAGATTTAATTTTTTAAATCCTCAAAAGAAAATAAAATTACGTTTTTTAGATAAATATATATTTCCCATTAAAACACTAAATAAAATTAATTTTAGTAAAAAGTAG
- a CDS encoding glycosyltransferase family 2 protein produces the protein MSKVSIILPSYNHNSFLKDRLDSIVNQTFKDWELIIIDDKSSDGSIETLKAFYQKYTNKISNFIIHTENSGSGYKSWKKGIELAQSEYIWIAETDDYSDVSFLEEQVKILDTYPKAALTFCSSNYVDANKTFLYNTNKRTIDLSVSENKSKLFKGEVYLNKAPFDTYITNGSSVVFRKPIIDIPNLIFENKQSSDVFLWTFLIQNSSFVFLNKKLNFFRRHEGSTTTRLSSLRKLDIFQENIKYLHFYKQKNKDHLLLKKYFQQYVWINKKEIFNTKIFNFNLALKYYLFLLPNICIQLINKIEK, from the coding sequence ATGTCAAAAGTAAGTATCATATTACCTAGTTATAATCATAACTCTTTTTTAAAAGATAGGTTAGATTCAATAGTTAACCAAACTTTTAAAGACTGGGAACTTATTATAATTGATGACAAATCTTCAGACGGAAGTATTGAAACATTAAAAGCGTTTTATCAGAAGTATACTAATAAAATCTCAAATTTTATTATACATACAGAAAACTCAGGGAGTGGTTATAAATCTTGGAAAAAGGGGATTGAACTAGCTCAAAGTGAATATATTTGGATTGCAGAAACTGATGATTATTCTGATGTAAGTTTTCTGGAAGAACAAGTGAAGATTTTAGATACTTATCCTAAAGCTGCATTAACGTTTTGTTCAAGTAATTATGTAGATGCAAATAAGACTTTTTTATACAATACAAACAAAAGAACTATAGATTTAAGTGTATCTGAAAATAAATCAAAACTTTTTAAAGGAGAAGTGTATCTAAATAAAGCACCATTTGACACATACATAACTAATGGAAGTAGTGTTGTTTTTAGAAAACCCATAATAGATATACCAAACCTTATATTTGAGAATAAACAATCGTCAGATGTTTTTTTGTGGACTTTTTTAATACAAAATAGTTCATTCGTATTTTTAAACAAAAAATTAAATTTTTTTAGAAGGCATGAAGGTTCAACAACGACACGATTGTCTAGCCTAAGAAAATTAGATATATTTCAAGAAAACATAAAGTATTTACATTTTTATAAACAAAAAAACAAAGATCATTTACTTTTAAAAAAATACTTTCAACAATATGTTTGGATAAACAAAAAAGAGATTTTTAATACTAAAATATTTAATTTTAATTTGGCTCTAAAATATTATCTTTTTTTACTACCAAATATATGTATTCAATTAATTAACAAAATTGAAAAATGA
- a CDS encoding glycosyltransferase has protein sequence MISIIICSIKDSFFQELKINILNTIGEVDYEIIKIDNLKEKWSIAKAYNFGFEKAKFNNLLFIHEDILFIQENWGEIFINELAKKDIGLIGLAGTSYKSKFPSAFWHVPKDKSCINIIQHYKNKKKELVNYGFNKNEGIVAVDGVFLGLKKSIGVNFDEKINGFHCYDLAISLRILNKGYDIKVIDTILIEHFSIGTTDILFLKNYLKFHKKYKKIIKQNIVSSKELDIYSVEQFIKVCLSNRFFSFHLFIKSFILNPISEINKNYLKMGIVNLIKNK, from the coding sequence ATGATTTCAATTATTATTTGTTCTATAAAAGATTCTTTCTTTCAAGAGTTAAAAATTAATATACTTAATACTATTGGTGAGGTTGATTATGAAATTATTAAAATAGATAATTTAAAAGAAAAATGGTCTATTGCTAAAGCTTATAACTTTGGTTTTGAAAAAGCTAAATTTAATAATTTACTTTTTATACATGAAGACATATTGTTTATACAAGAAAATTGGGGAGAAATTTTCATAAATGAATTAGCTAAAAAAGATATAGGGTTAATCGGTTTAGCTGGTACTAGTTATAAAAGTAAATTTCCTAGTGCTTTTTGGCACGTGCCAAAAGATAAGAGTTGTATCAATATTATTCAACACTATAAAAATAAAAAAAAGGAGTTGGTTAATTATGGTTTTAATAAAAATGAAGGTATTGTAGCTGTTGACGGTGTTTTTTTAGGTTTGAAAAAAAGTATAGGTGTTAATTTTGATGAAAAAATTAATGGGTTCCATTGTTATGATCTTGCAATCAGTCTAAGAATACTTAACAAGGGCTATGATATTAAAGTTATTGATACTATTTTAATAGAGCATTTTTCTATTGGTACTACAGATATACTTTTTCTTAAAAATTATCTTAAGTTTCATAAAAAATATAAAAAAATTATTAAACAGAATATTGTTAGTTCAAAAGAATTAGATATTTATTCAGTTGAACAATTTATAAAGGTTTGTCTCTCCAATAGATTTTTTTCATTCCATTTATTTATAAAATCTTTTATTTTAAATCCAATATCAGAAATAAATAAGAATTATTTAAAAATGGGAATTGTTAATTTGATTAAAAATAAATAA
- a CDS encoding glycosyltransferase family 2 protein, translated as MLVSVIVPCYNQGKFLNETLESVYKQTYLEWECIMVDDGSTDDTMKIAQSWAVKDIRFKYFYKENGGVSSARNLGIEQANGQYLQFLDADDLLAPQKLELSLDAFSLSNNNAAEIVVSNFMMISIDSKGVYPPSFEFTKESLTFENFLYNSFSIQLQYAIFEGKLFDTIRFSENLSAQEDWVVWIKLLKITNKIDFIDKPLSFYRINPDGRMNTLGIEDNQIKVLGSLKEVLTYEEYYNFSVNILSKYYDSYRLYRKNLNLLKKSNSYKLVLIIKKILKKIGVLKIMKKFLK; from the coding sequence ATGTTAGTATCGGTAATAGTACCTTGTTATAATCAGGGAAAATTTTTAAATGAAACATTGGAGTCTGTTTATAAACAAACATATTTAGAATGGGAATGTATTATGGTTGATGATGGTAGTACGGATGATACAATGAAAATAGCACAATCATGGGCAGTAAAAGACATACGTTTTAAGTATTTTTATAAAGAAAATGGAGGAGTAAGTAGTGCTAGAAATCTTGGAATTGAACAAGCTAATGGTCAATATCTACAGTTTTTGGATGCTGATGATTTATTAGCTCCTCAGAAACTTGAATTATCATTAGATGCATTTTCTTTATCTAATAATAATGCAGCAGAAATAGTAGTTTCTAATTTTATGATGATATCAATTGATTCAAAGGGGGTTTACCCTCCTAGTTTTGAATTTACAAAGGAGTCTTTAACATTTGAAAATTTCTTATATAATTCTTTTTCAATACAATTACAATATGCAATCTTTGAAGGAAAATTGTTTGATACAATAAGGTTTTCAGAAAATTTATCAGCACAAGAAGATTGGGTTGTATGGATTAAATTATTGAAAATCACTAATAAAATTGATTTTATAGATAAACCTTTATCATTTTATAGAATTAATCCAGATGGTAGAATGAATACATTAGGTATAGAAGATAATCAGATTAAGGTCTTAGGTTCTTTAAAAGAAGTTTTAACTTATGAAGAATATTATAATTTTTCTGTTAATATATTAAGTAAATATTATGATTCTTATAGGTTGTATCGGAAAAATTTAAATCTTTTAAAAAAATCAAATTCTTATAAATTAGTTTTAATTATAAAAAAAATATTAAAGAAAATTGGAGTGTTAAAAATAATGAAAAAGTTTTTAAAATAG